In Sulfitobacter sp. LCG007, the sequence TGTCCCGCAATGTCGGGCGCGGAGCCGTGGACCGGTTCGTACAGCGCCTTCGGACGCCCGTTCGCCATGGGGGCGCCAAGGCTGGCGGAAGGCAGCATCCCGAGCGAGCCGGTCAGCATCGCCGCAAGGTCGGACAGCAGGTCGCCGAAGAGGTTGTCGGTCACGATCACGTCGAACTGCTTGGGCCAACGGGTCAGCTGCATCGCCCCCGCGTCGGCGTACATGTGGCTCAGTTCGACGTCAGGGTAATCCTCGTCATGCACCTTCTGGACCACCTCGCGCCAGAGGATGCCCGACTCCATGACATTCGCCTTCTCCATCGAGCAGACCTTGTTGCTCCGCTTGCGCGCCAGCTCGAAGGCCGACCGCGCGACGCGGTCAATCTCGGACTCGGTGTAGCGCTGGGTGTTGATGCCGACCCGTTCGTTGCCTTCCTTGAAGATGCCCCGCGGCTCGCCGAAGTAGACGCCCGAGGTCAGCTCGCGGACGATCATGATGTCGAGTCCCGCGACCACGTCCTTCTTGAGCGAGGAGAAATCCGCAAGGGCGTCGAAGCACTGCGCCGGGCGCAGGTTCGAGAACAGGTCCATCTCCTTGCGCAGGCGCAGCAGTCCCCGTTCTGGTTTGACCGAGAAGTCGAGGTCGTCGTATTTCGGGCCGCCCACGGCGCCGAGCAGGACGGCATCGACCTCCTGCGCCTTCGCCATCGTTTCGTCGGTCAGCGGCGTGCCATGCTTGTCATAGGCGCAGCCGCCGACGAGATCCTCGGAGACGTCGAAATTCAGACCGCGCTTGTCGCCGTACCAGTCGATGATGCGCTTTACCTGGTCCATGACCTCCGGACCGATGCCGTCGCCGGCGAGGATGAGAAGGGAGGGATTGGCCATGGATCTGCTCCTGCGAATGGGTCACCAAGCGGCCTACCGTGAGGGGCCTGCAGGGTCAAGAACGCCCGCCGTTCAAGGCGCGAGATCCACCCAGACAAGACGGTGCCGGCTGGCCGAGACAGCTGTGTCGAACCCGGCCTCGCCGGGTGCGGGCCACAGGACGCCGCTGGCCTTGATCCGCCAGTCGGCCGAGGGAAGGACATAATCGACGCGCAGGTTGCCCGGAACCGGATCGGTCCAGTCGACAGTGTCCGTGGCGTCGCCAAGCGCCGCGGCCCCCGCGCTGATGGGTGCGGGATCCTGAAGGCGAGGGTCCGCCAGCAGCCGGTGGATCGCCTCCTTCCGTCCATCGCCGTCGACCGGGTCGAGGTTGGCATCGCCGAGCAGGATGAAATTCCCGGCGGGTGCCGGGCCGAAGTCGCCGTCGAGATAGTGCAGCCAGAAGATGTTTTCGTCGTGGTTTCGCCGCCCGTTGCGATCCTCCGGACCGTCGAATACCGGCGGGCTGGCGTGAAAGGTGAGCAGCGTTACCCGCCCGATGCCCGGCACTTCCACCGGTACCGTCCAGTGCCCGGTTGTCGACAGCCTCTGCACGGCCTGTGCCTGCGGCGAGGGAAAGGGCGCGCCGTCCGCCGCGGGCAGCAGCGCGTCGGGCAAGTCGCGCCAGATCAGATCCGAAAAGTCCTGCACCTCGCCTTCCAAGATCGGAAAGCGCGACAGGATCGCCATTCCGCCCTGGCCGGAGAACGCCCCGTAGCCTTGCGCATCGCCCGGCCCTCCGGTCCTTCCGTCTCCGTCCATGTCGAGGTCCGTGGCCATCCCGCTGTTCGGTGCCGCCGTGAAGCTGTGCGGATAGCCCGCCCCGGCCGCCGCAAGCGCTGCCTGGAATGCCCGCAGCGCTGCGCCTGTCAGGTC encodes:
- the leuB gene encoding 3-isopropylmalate dehydrogenase → MANPSLLILAGDGIGPEVMDQVKRIIDWYGDKRGLNFDVSEDLVGGCAYDKHGTPLTDETMAKAQEVDAVLLGAVGGPKYDDLDFSVKPERGLLRLRKEMDLFSNLRPAQCFDALADFSSLKKDVVAGLDIMIVRELTSGVYFGEPRGIFKEGNERVGINTQRYTESEIDRVARSAFELARKRSNKVCSMEKANVMESGILWREVVQKVHDEDYPDVELSHMYADAGAMQLTRWPKQFDVIVTDNLFGDLLSDLAAMLTGSLGMLPSASLGAPMANGRPKALYEPVHGSAPDIAGQGKANPIACILSFAMALRYSFNEGDEADRLETAIEKVLADGVRTADLMGPEGGTPVSTTQMGDAILAALDAGL
- a CDS encoding endonuclease/exonuclease/phosphatase family protein; translated protein: MRVATFNVELQRDGPGLLLRDIASGEDPQVAAAVSIIAQARPDILALQSFDYDLTGAALRAFQAALAAAGAGYPHSFTAAPNSGMATDLDMDGDGRTGGPGDAQGYGAFSGQGGMAILSRFPILEGEVQDFSDLIWRDLPDALLPAADGAPFPSPQAQAVQRLSTTGHWTVPVEVPGIGRVTLLTFHASPPVFDGPEDRNGRRNHDENIFWLHYLDGDFGPAPAGNFILLGDANLDPVDGDGRKEAIHRLLADPRLQDPAPISAGAAALGDATDTVDWTDPVPGNLRVDYVLPSADWRIKASGVLWPAPGEAGFDTAVSASRHRLVWVDLAP